ACCCGCCTCGCCGTCGTCGATCCGGAGAATTCCGCGTTCTTTCCCGGCTGGCTGGCCAGCCGCGACGGCGGCGCTGCGTCGGACGCAACCGGGTTGCCGTCCCGGATCGAGGGAATCGGGCGGCCGCGGCTGGAGCCGAGCTTCGTCCCCGCCGTGATCGACCACATGATCCAGGTGCCGGACGCCGCCTCGGTGGCCGCTATGCGGCACCTGCGCGAACACGCCGGGCTGCACGCCGGCCCATCCACCGGCACGAATCTCTGGGGCGTCTGGCAGCTCATCGCTCAGATGATCGCCGAGGGCCGCCGCGGCAGCGTCATCTCGTTGATGTGCGACGCCGGCGACCGCTACTCGGGCAACTACTACAGCCCCGAGTGGCTGCAGTCCCAAGGCCTGGACCCGGCGCCCCACGAAGCCACCATCCGGGAATTCTTCGCCAGCGGAGCCTGGCCGGCCAGCTAAACCTCCACGGCCTCGCCGCTGTCCAGGTGGCGGTATTCGGTGCCGTACCTGGCGCCGATCCTGGTCACGTGCCCCTCGATCAGGCCGCGTCCCGTGTCGTTCAACAGGGCATCGTGGATCGGAAACGCCCGCGGCGCGCGGACCCCGATGACAAAGTCCACGACCTCGCCCACCTTGTTCCACGGCGCGTGGATCGGCACCAGCAGGGTCTGCACCTCGATGCCGTCCGGGATCGCAAAGGAATCCCCCGGGTGGTAGAGGTTGGAATCCACCAGATAGCCGACGTTGGCGACCACCGGGATCTGCGGGTGGATGAGCGCGTGCTGGCCGCCAAAACTCCGGATCGCAAAGCCGGCCGCCTTAAAGGACTCGCCGGCGGCCACCGTGTGGATCCGCCCGGCGGCCTCGGGCGCCTTGCCCCTCAGCTCCGTGGCCACACCCGCGGGCGCGAACAGCTGCAGTTCCGGACTGGCCAGCAGGGCCCCGGAGACGGCGTCGACGTCGATGTGGTCCGCGTGTTCATGGGTGATCAGCACGGCGGCCGCGCCGTCAAGCGCCTGGTCCGTCTCGGAGAAGGTGCCCGGGTCCAGCACCAGCACCTGTCCTTCCTTTTCGATCCGGACGCAGGCGTGGGTGAATTTCGTCAGCTTCATCCGGCCAGCCTATGGCGCGGTCCGAAGCCGTGTCCACGGTGCCCGGCTGGTAATCTGGGACCCTGCTCTTACCCGCAGCATGACCCCAGCGAAGCGAGTTTCTCCATGTCCCAGGGCGCCACCACCGGCGGCAGCCAGGCACCGGCCGAGGCCAGTGTCAAGGAACAGCCGGCCGGCAAGGAACAGCGCGTCACGAAGCAGCGGCTGGCGGTCAGCGCTGCCCTCGACGAACTGGACGACTTCGTCAGCACCCAGGAACTGCACCGCATCCTGCAGGAGCAAGGCACCCCGGTCTCGCTCGCCACGTCCTACCGGATCCTGCAGTCCCTCGCCGACGACGGACTGGTG
The nucleotide sequence above comes from Arthrobacter sp. KBS0702. Encoded proteins:
- a CDS encoding MBL fold metallo-hydrolase — encoded protein: MKLTKFTHACVRIEKEGQVLVLDPGTFSETDQALDGAAAVLITHEHADHIDVDAVSGALLASPELQLFAPAGVATELRGKAPEAAGRIHTVAAGESFKAAGFAIRSFGGQHALIHPQIPVVANVGYLVDSNLYHPGDSFAIPDGIEVQTLLVPIHAPWNKVGEVVDFVIGVRAPRAFPIHDALLNDTGRGLIEGHVTRIGARYGTEYRHLDSGEAVEV
- a CDS encoding Fur family transcriptional regulator encodes the protein MSQGATTGGSQAPAEASVKEQPAGKEQRVTKQRLAVSAALDELDDFVSTQELHRILQEQGTPVSLATSYRILQSLADDGLVDVLRNADGEAVYRRCAVTGHHHHLLCRSCGKAVEVEAPAVEAWAARIASEHGFTAVEHTVEIFGLCPECTVLRAGS